A region from the Sandaracinus amylolyticus genome encodes:
- a CDS encoding c-type cytochrome, with translation MRRALAIVLVLAACGAPRVEPDAAVVQDASTPIDAPVELRALAGASRYALVGDEVVLDGSASTGATRYQWAPGGGLAPGPISEDPVLRVRYAAPGREQAVLTVWDASGRRRSAGVVISVTRPPTHVPRQSSSIALVGDHLVAAVSPDSDEVVLARWSDDATLEVVRRARVCDEPRTLAPWRGRVIVACTGDAVALVELERDAVQQVALPRGSRPFGVVGTDGSAWVSLQATGMLAEITLEDASLRLARSIRAIDDARGVSVLPDGRIAVTRWRSPDEHGEIAAVDVTSADVETWTLAYDPQPSSDTEVGGVPSYLEQLLVSPDATTAMVPSLQAAIGEGLFVTGGARPLTFETTMRAVISFLDPASGVEDVERRRQLDNRGFTHAGVLSSRGDYLFALTRGTRTVERIDVLETRLAGSIQDVGLAPNGLALSPDDRFLFVDAYLSREIVIYDVRDFDVEPSALARVRIPTSEPLSDVLLRGKILFNDSRDPRLSSDGYIACAHCHLDGLDDRRVWDFTDRGEGLRNTTSLLGFPTTGAIHWTANFDEVQDFEHDIRGPFRGAGLMDDASFHTGTRDTTLGDRKSGISADLDALAAYVASLATFAPSPFRAPDGSLPEAAERGRVLFESSATGCADCHAGDRMTDSGFDEDGSPRLHDVGTLGAGSGQRLGAALPGLDTPTLHGVWSTAPYLHDGSAATLREVLRDRNPGDAHGRTAALGDADIDDLVAYLRCLDGRRD, from the coding sequence GTGAGGCGCGCGCTCGCGATCGTGCTCGTGCTGGCCGCGTGCGGCGCGCCGCGCGTCGAGCCCGACGCCGCCGTCGTGCAGGACGCATCGACGCCGATCGACGCGCCGGTCGAGCTGCGCGCGCTCGCGGGAGCGTCGCGCTACGCGCTCGTCGGTGACGAGGTCGTGCTCGACGGCTCGGCCTCGACCGGCGCGACGCGATATCAATGGGCGCCCGGCGGTGGCCTCGCGCCTGGGCCGATCTCCGAGGATCCCGTGCTGCGCGTGCGCTACGCCGCGCCGGGCCGCGAGCAGGCCGTGCTGACGGTGTGGGACGCCAGCGGACGACGGCGCAGCGCGGGGGTCGTGATCAGCGTCACGCGTCCGCCGACCCACGTGCCGCGACAGTCGAGCTCGATCGCGCTCGTGGGCGATCACCTCGTCGCGGCGGTGAGCCCGGACTCCGACGAAGTCGTGCTCGCGCGGTGGAGCGACGACGCGACGCTCGAGGTCGTGCGTCGCGCGCGTGTGTGCGACGAGCCGCGGACGCTCGCGCCGTGGCGCGGTCGTGTGATCGTCGCGTGCACCGGAGACGCGGTCGCGCTGGTGGAGCTCGAGCGCGACGCCGTGCAGCAGGTCGCGCTCCCGCGCGGGTCGCGCCCGTTCGGCGTCGTCGGCACCGACGGCTCGGCGTGGGTCTCGCTCCAGGCGACTGGCATGCTCGCGGAGATCACGCTCGAGGATGCCAGTCTGCGACTGGCACGCTCGATTCGTGCGATCGACGATGCGCGCGGCGTCTCGGTGCTGCCCGACGGGCGCATCGCCGTCACGCGCTGGCGCTCGCCCGACGAGCACGGCGAGATCGCCGCGGTCGACGTGACGAGCGCCGACGTCGAGACCTGGACGCTCGCGTACGATCCGCAGCCGTCGAGCGACACCGAGGTCGGCGGCGTGCCGAGCTATCTGGAGCAGCTCCTCGTCTCTCCCGACGCGACCACCGCGATGGTGCCCTCGCTCCAGGCCGCGATCGGCGAAGGGCTGTTCGTCACCGGAGGCGCACGCCCGCTCACGTTCGAGACGACCATGCGCGCGGTGATCTCGTTCCTCGATCCCGCGAGCGGCGTCGAGGACGTCGAGCGCCGCCGACAGCTCGACAACCGCGGGTTCACCCACGCAGGCGTGCTCTCGTCGCGCGGCGACTACCTCTTCGCGCTCACCCGCGGCACGCGCACCGTCGAGCGCATCGACGTGCTCGAGACGCGGCTCGCCGGATCGATCCAGGACGTCGGGCTCGCACCGAACGGGCTCGCGCTCTCGCCCGACGATCGATTCCTGTTCGTCGACGCGTACCTCTCGCGCGAGATCGTGATCTACGACGTGCGCGACTTCGACGTCGAGCCCAGCGCGCTCGCGCGCGTCCGCATCCCGACGAGCGAGCCGCTCTCCGACGTCCTCCTGCGCGGCAAGATCCTCTTCAACGACAGCCGCGATCCCCGCCTCTCGAGCGACGGATACATCGCGTGCGCGCACTGCCACCTCGACGGGCTCGACGATCGTCGCGTGTGGGACTTCACCGATCGCGGCGAGGGACTGCGGAACACGACCTCCCTGCTCGGATTCCCCACCACGGGCGCGATCCACTGGACCGCGAATTTCGACGAAGTGCAGGACTTCGAGCACGACATCCGCGGTCCGTTCCGCGGCGCCGGGCTGATGGACGACGCGTCGTTCCACACCGGCACGCGCGACACGACGCTCGGCGACCGCAAGTCGGGGATCAGCGCGGATCTCGACGCGCTCGCGGCGTACGTGGCGTCGCTCGCCACGTTCGCGCCGAGCCCGTTCCGCGCGCCCGACGGCTCGCTCCCGGAGGCCGCCGAGCGCGGGCGCGTGCTCTTCGAGTCGAGCGCCACGGGATGCGCCGACTGCCACGCCGGCGATCGCATGACCGACAGCGGCTTCGACGAGGATGGCAGTCCGCGGCTCCACGACGTCGGCACGCTCGGCGCCGGCTCGGGCCAGCGGCTCGGCGCGGCGCTGCCCGGCCTCGACACACCGACGCTGCACGGCGTGTGGTCGACCGCGCCCTATCTCCACGACGGCTCGGCCGCGACGCTCCGCGAAGTGCTCCGCGATCGCAACCCGGGCGACGCGCACGGCCGCACGGCTGCGCTCGGCGACGCGGACATCGACGATCTCGTCGCGTACCTGCGCTGCCTCGACGGCCGGCGCGACTAG
- a CDS encoding zinc-dependent alcohol dehydrogenase codes for MRALSYQGPYRVSVVNKPDPRIEHPQDAILRVTRSAICGSDLHLLHGLIPDTRVGHTFGHEFTGIVEEVGPGVGNLAVGDRVVVPFPISCGTCFFCQRGLFANCENSNPTSDVACGVFGYSHTTGGYEGGQAEYVRVPYANVGPMKIPEDMDEEDVLFLSDILPTGYQGAEMADIKPGDTVVVFGCGPVGLFAMKCAWLMGAGRVIGVDYVDYRLEFAEKYAQVETLNFKEVDIIAAIKEMTEGRGADSTIDAVGCEASGSVMQKIVGLGLKLEGGSATAINWCMHATRKGGNVSIVGVYGPPWNLVDIGTAMNKGLTLRMNQCNVKRYMEHLLEHIRAGRIDAKGIITHRFSLEDAPTAYHLFAQKKDGCVKCVLTPGTSTVSA; via the coding sequence ATGCGAGCACTCAGCTATCAGGGCCCCTATCGCGTCTCCGTCGTGAACAAGCCGGACCCGCGGATCGAGCACCCGCAGGACGCGATCCTCAGGGTCACGCGCAGTGCGATCTGCGGATCGGATCTGCACCTGCTGCACGGTCTGATTCCGGACACGCGCGTCGGGCACACCTTCGGTCACGAGTTCACCGGCATCGTCGAAGAGGTCGGCCCGGGCGTGGGCAACCTGGCGGTCGGTGATCGCGTCGTCGTCCCGTTCCCGATCTCGTGCGGGACCTGTTTCTTCTGCCAGCGCGGGCTCTTCGCGAACTGCGAGAACTCGAATCCGACGAGCGACGTCGCGTGTGGCGTGTTCGGGTACTCGCACACGACCGGCGGATACGAGGGCGGACAGGCGGAGTACGTGCGCGTTCCGTACGCGAACGTCGGCCCGATGAAGATCCCGGAGGACATGGACGAAGAGGACGTCCTTTTCCTCAGCGACATCCTCCCGACCGGCTATCAGGGCGCGGAGATGGCGGACATCAAGCCCGGCGACACCGTCGTCGTGTTCGGCTGTGGGCCCGTCGGTCTCTTCGCGATGAAGTGCGCGTGGCTGATGGGCGCGGGCCGTGTGATCGGCGTCGATTACGTCGATTATCGACTCGAGTTCGCGGAGAAATATGCGCAAGTCGAGACTCTGAACTTCAAGGAAGTCGACATCATCGCCGCGATCAAGGAGATGACGGAGGGTCGCGGCGCGGACTCCACCATCGACGCCGTCGGGTGCGAGGCCTCGGGCTCGGTGATGCAGAAGATCGTCGGGCTCGGGCTGAAGCTCGAGGGCGGCAGCGCGACGGCGATCAACTGGTGCATGCACGCGACCCGCAAGGGCGGGAACGTGTCGATCGTCGGTGTCTACGGCCCGCCGTGGAACCTCGTCGACATCGGCACTGCGATGAACAAGGGCCTCACGCTGCGCATGAACCAGTGCAACGTGAAGCGCTACATGGAGCACCTGCTCGAGCACATCCGCGCGGGGCGCATCGATGCGAAGGGCATCATCACGCACCGCTTCTCGCTCGAGGACGCACCGACGGCCTATCACCTCTTCGCGCAGAAGAAGGACGGCTGCGTGAAGTGCGTGCTCACCCCCGGGACCAGCACCGTCAGCGCGTGA
- a CDS encoding NAD(P)-dependent oxidoreductase yields the protein MRILVADKLASFVPGRLQDLGARLDVDPKLEGETLGAAMRELDPEVLIVRSTKVTAQHVESGKSLSLIIRAGAGVNTIDMSAASARGVYVANCPGKNAAAVAELTIGHLINLDRRIADNVASLRAHRWDKKTLGEARGLRGRTLAVLGVGAIAREVIVRAQALGMRVVGWSRRLTEAQAEELGIVRATTPEAAVTNADAVSVHLALTPETDKRIGASVFAAMKPGAYFVNTSRGEVVDQDALLAACSSRGIRAGLDVFAKEPSAGQAPFEEPIADHPNVYGTCHVGASTDEAEEAVGEEVVRIVGAYQRAEPIPNCVNLAVRSAATHVVVVRHADRVGVLAHVLRILSEARHNVQGMENVVFSGGRAALARVEVVGEPSAEVLAAIGASADVFHVGASTI from the coding sequence ATGCGCATCCTCGTCGCCGACAAGCTCGCTTCGTTCGTCCCCGGTCGCCTCCAGGACCTCGGTGCTCGCCTCGACGTCGATCCGAAGCTCGAGGGCGAGACCCTCGGCGCGGCGATGCGCGAGCTCGACCCCGAGGTGCTGATCGTCCGCAGCACCAAGGTCACCGCGCAGCACGTCGAGAGCGGCAAGAGCCTCTCGCTGATCATCCGCGCGGGCGCCGGCGTGAACACGATCGACATGAGCGCGGCCTCGGCGCGCGGTGTCTACGTCGCGAACTGCCCCGGCAAGAACGCGGCGGCGGTCGCGGAGCTGACGATCGGGCACTTGATCAACCTCGATCGCCGCATCGCCGACAACGTGGCGAGCCTGCGCGCGCATCGCTGGGACAAGAAGACGCTCGGCGAGGCGCGCGGCCTGCGCGGTCGCACGCTCGCGGTGCTCGGCGTCGGTGCGATCGCGCGCGAGGTGATCGTGCGCGCGCAGGCGCTCGGCATGCGCGTCGTCGGGTGGTCGCGTCGCTTGACCGAGGCGCAGGCGGAGGAGCTCGGCATCGTGCGCGCGACGACGCCCGAGGCCGCCGTGACGAACGCGGACGCGGTGAGCGTGCACCTCGCGCTCACGCCCGAGACCGACAAGCGCATCGGCGCGAGCGTGTTCGCTGCGATGAAGCCCGGCGCGTACTTCGTGAACACGTCGCGCGGCGAGGTGGTCGATCAGGACGCGCTGCTCGCGGCGTGCTCGTCGCGCGGCATCCGCGCCGGCCTCGACGTGTTCGCGAAGGAGCCCAGCGCCGGGCAGGCGCCCTTCGAGGAGCCGATCGCCGATCACCCGAACGTGTACGGGACCTGTCACGTCGGCGCGAGCACCGACGAGGCCGAAGAAGCAGTCGGCGAAGAGGTCGTGCGCATCGTCGGTGCGTACCAGCGCGCCGAGCCGATCCCGAACTGCGTGAACCTCGCGGTGCGGAGCGCGGCGACGCACGTCGTGGTCGTGCGCCACGCCGATCGTGTCGGCGTGCTCGCGCACGTGCTGCGCATCCTGAGCGAGGCGCGACACAACGTGCAGGGCATGGAGAACGTCGTGTTCTCGGGCGGTCGTGCGGCGCTCGCGCGCGTCGAGGTCGTCGGTGAGCCGAGCGCCGAGGTGCTCGCGGCGATCGGCGCGAGCGCGGACGTGTTCCACGTCGGCGCGTCGACGATCTGA
- a CDS encoding Ig-like domain-containing protein produces MRNHAAAVALCALSILACGDDDAASTDAGAQAQDAGSDAGPPMRTPFCDPSAGAPGPYPAPDAFPAPRGPGVPAVTFEESALGAGCAFLDGGEWDVTDHHNLGVIYDGYLLMPIAPEFGGGGLAFFDLSDPCAPTRIGSGSSRQMRESHSIGFSSHGGRWAVVDGLRRALMRDAGGVQFWDVSDPTAPEAVSSLDLPGFLYPDAYARVTLSVFWQVPYVYVAGADNGVYVVDATNPRNPVLVRQVSFEPTLRAGHVQAIGNLLIVTAAEGPRTVLLDISDPEDPQPIPGGDFDALDENGRAREAYFTTATGGYVWYAKKEDGGGLMVMDIHDPTQPRYAGSYRSGGNGGYVFLHEHYAFVGESSVARIYDVSDLSNIRVVRELSLPGDLDTIVPLGNLALLSVDALPDGVDPNDQGSAIAPWRAEPDSNAPRVTWAWPQDGAEGLPPTSRFAVTFDEMIDVQSAWEGSVRLHRAGATPDEGRVAGVVSAQETIVTFSPFCPLERGEYVLEIPAGGVRDVSGNAVSEAFTATFRVGVP; encoded by the coding sequence ATGCGGAACCACGCAGCGGCGGTGGCGCTCTGTGCGCTCTCGATCCTCGCGTGCGGCGACGACGACGCCGCGAGCACCGACGCCGGCGCACAGGCGCAGGACGCGGGGAGCGACGCGGGGCCGCCGATGCGCACTCCGTTCTGCGATCCGAGCGCCGGCGCGCCCGGGCCCTACCCCGCGCCCGACGCGTTCCCCGCGCCGCGCGGTCCGGGAGTGCCCGCGGTGACCTTCGAGGAGAGCGCGCTCGGAGCCGGCTGCGCCTTCCTCGACGGCGGCGAGTGGGACGTCACCGATCACCACAACCTCGGCGTCATCTACGACGGATATCTGCTCATGCCGATCGCGCCGGAGTTCGGCGGCGGCGGACTGGCCTTCTTCGATCTCAGCGATCCCTGCGCCCCGACGCGCATCGGCTCGGGCAGCTCGCGCCAGATGCGCGAGTCGCACTCGATCGGGTTCTCGTCGCACGGCGGTCGCTGGGCGGTGGTCGACGGATTGCGGCGCGCGCTCATGCGCGACGCCGGAGGCGTGCAGTTCTGGGACGTGTCGGATCCCACCGCGCCCGAGGCGGTGTCGAGCCTCGATCTGCCGGGATTCCTCTATCCCGACGCGTATGCACGCGTGACACTGAGCGTGTTCTGGCAGGTGCCGTACGTGTACGTCGCCGGCGCGGACAACGGCGTGTACGTCGTCGACGCGACGAATCCGCGCAATCCGGTGCTGGTGCGACAGGTGTCGTTCGAGCCGACGCTGCGCGCCGGACACGTGCAGGCGATCGGGAACCTGCTGATCGTCACCGCGGCCGAGGGCCCGCGCACCGTGCTCCTCGACATCTCGGATCCCGAAGATCCACAGCCGATCCCGGGCGGCGACTTCGACGCGCTCGACGAGAACGGCAGAGCGCGAGAGGCGTACTTCACGACCGCGACCGGCGGATACGTCTGGTACGCGAAGAAGGAAGACGGCGGCGGATTGATGGTGATGGACATCCACGATCCGACGCAGCCGCGATATGCAGGCTCGTATCGCAGCGGCGGGAACGGCGGATACGTGTTCCTCCACGAGCACTACGCGTTCGTCGGCGAGTCGAGCGTCGCGCGCATCTACGACGTGTCGGATCTCTCGAACATCCGAGTCGTGCGCGAGCTGAGCCTGCCCGGTGATCTCGACACCATCGTGCCGCTCGGGAACCTCGCGCTGCTCAGCGTCGACGCGCTGCCCGACGGAGTCGATCCGAACGATCAGGGCAGCGCCATCGCACCGTGGCGCGCCGAGCCCGACTCGAACGCTCCGCGCGTGACCTGGGCGTGGCCGCAAGACGGCGCCGAGGGACTGCCGCCCACGTCGCGCTTCGCGGTCACGTTCGACGAGATGATCGACGTGCAGAGCGCGTGGGAAGGCTCGGTGCGCCTGCATCGCGCGGGCGCGACGCCCGACGAAGGCCGCGTCGCGGGCGTGGTGAGCGCGCAGGAGACGATCGTCACGTTCTCGCCGTTCTGCCCGCTCGAGCGGGGCGAGTACGTGCTCGAGATCCCCGCGGGCGGCGTGCGCGACGTGTCGGGCAACGCCGTGAGCGAGGCGTTCACCGCGACGTTCCGCGTGGGCGTCCCGTGA